One Streptomyces hundungensis DNA segment encodes these proteins:
- a CDS encoding carotenoid oxygenase family protein — protein sequence MTAAAGTSAERTPSAPHLAGNFAPVPDELTTHELTVTGAIPPELTGWYVRNGPNPQDAASPHWFFGDGMVHGVRLEGGRARSYRNRWVRTSTFTDGARVHDRQGNTDLTAGVANTHVVRHAGRTLALVESSYPYELDGRPGRELKTLGAYDFGGRLTTAMTAHPKTCPVTGELHFFGYGMLSEPYLTYHRADATGELVVSRPVEVLAATMMHDFHLTASHVVFMDLPAVFDLETAMRPGGGLPYRWDAEYGARLGVLRRDDPYGEVRWLTIDPCYVFHALNAHDEPGDGAGGGERIVLHVVRYERLGASGPTLWKWTLDLAAGTVREEQLDDQACEFPRIDDRLAGRESRFGHVTVAQTPSSGPISGALLRYDLRTGSLARHEFGAGRAPAEAAFAPADDRPGGPGWLLSYVYDAARDASDLVILDADDLAAAPVATVHLPQRVPFGFHGNWLADQ from the coding sequence ATGACCGCCGCAGCCGGCACCTCCGCGGAGCGCACGCCGTCGGCCCCGCACCTCGCGGGCAACTTCGCCCCCGTCCCCGACGAGCTGACCACTCACGAGCTGACCGTTACCGGTGCCATACCCCCCGAGCTGACCGGCTGGTACGTGCGCAACGGGCCGAACCCGCAGGACGCGGCCTCACCGCACTGGTTCTTCGGGGACGGCATGGTCCACGGCGTCCGCCTCGAAGGGGGCCGGGCCCGCTCCTACCGCAACCGCTGGGTGCGCACCTCGACCTTCACCGACGGGGCGCGGGTCCACGACCGGCAGGGGAACACCGATCTCACCGCCGGGGTCGCCAACACCCATGTGGTGCGCCACGCCGGCCGCACCCTGGCCCTGGTCGAGTCGTCCTACCCGTACGAACTGGACGGCCGGCCGGGCCGCGAACTGAAGACGCTGGGGGCGTACGACTTCGGCGGGCGGCTCACCACCGCCATGACCGCGCACCCCAAGACCTGCCCGGTCACCGGAGAACTGCACTTCTTCGGATACGGGATGCTCAGCGAGCCGTACCTCACCTATCACCGCGCCGACGCCACCGGCGAGTTGGTGGTGAGCAGGCCGGTGGAGGTACTAGCGGCCACGATGATGCACGACTTCCATCTCACCGCCTCGCATGTGGTGTTCATGGACCTGCCGGCCGTCTTCGACCTGGAGACGGCGATGCGGCCCGGTGGCGGGCTCCCCTATCGCTGGGACGCCGAGTACGGGGCACGGCTCGGTGTGCTGCGCCGGGACGATCCCTACGGCGAAGTGCGTTGGCTGACGATCGACCCTTGTTATGTCTTCCACGCGCTGAACGCCCATGACGAGCCCGGTGACGGCGCCGGGGGCGGGGAGCGGATCGTGCTGCATGTGGTGCGGTACGAGCGCCTGGGGGCGAGCGGGCCCACGCTGTGGAAGTGGACGCTGGACCTGGCGGCCGGGACGGTCCGTGAGGAGCAGCTGGACGACCAGGCCTGTGAGTTCCCCCGGATCGATGACCGGCTGGCGGGGAGGGAGTCCCGGTTCGGGCATGTCACGGTGGCGCAGACGCCGTCCTCGGGGCCGATATCGGGGGCGCTGCTCCGCTACGACCTGCGGACGGGATCGCTGGCGCGGCACGAGTTCGGGGCGGGTCGGGCTCCGGCGGAGGCGGCGTTCGCTCCGGCGGACGACCGACCGGGTGGCCCGGGGTGGCTGCTCAGCTATGTGTACGACGCCGCTCGCGACGCCAGCGATCTC